The Theobroma cacao cultivar B97-61/B2 chromosome 2, Criollo_cocoa_genome_V2, whole genome shotgun sequence genome includes the window ATCTAAGAACTAAGAATTTTATTGCCAATTAACCAATTATTTAATTCATCATATTCTAGACAAAGATTATCACCCTCAGGTATCAGACAATCAGGTtgatgaaatttataaacttcCACTCGAATTTTAAGCTCTTGAGTGCCCTTTGTTCGAGTGGTCTACGTTAAAAGAGTGTTCAGAAaatggtttgaaaatatttaagaaaaCTAGTCGATTGATTAATATACCTTTTTGTCTTGTAGATAGGTGAACAGATGAGATCTTTTTCCACGTTTGACTATTAATTACAATTCATTTGAATCAAAACTGGCATGCTTATCTAAACTATGAACATGGTAATATTTCACCACTCTATAACATGTGCATAATAATGTTCATTTGGGAtaataaacatttttcctGAATGAATGATTGATTAGGTAATTTACTTTTTTGTTATGAATTTGGTGGACAGATAAAATCTGCTGCCAAATCTAATCATAAGATTATATACAAATGAGAACTATTAGTTATATGTCTCTTTAACATGTGATAATTGTCTCTCATCATGATCATCCAAGATAATATGATATTCTCTTAATCAGAGGATTGATCCactaattgattaatatattgttttatacttttttaatatgaataatTAAGGTGACtagatgaaattttttgtgaaattttatcattaaaatacatttgaaTATAAACTAGCACACCATGAATGAAATAGAAGCTTTAACATTAATAGTTCacacaaattcaaataattgaaTAACACAACTGTCTTCAATATTAATCCAGCTAATATACATTAGACATAATTGAATAACGATGAATTGTCTTACCATAGTGAGCAACAAATTAAATTCTCTTACCATCCATCATTTATCATAAAATCTTGGCGAGTGGATTTGCTAACCTGTAAGCCATTATTCTCTTAATCTCCAAACTATCCTTGACACGATCATTTACCAACTCAGCTCTTCACTGATTTTTCCCATCTCTCTCACTATATAAAGTCCTCATTGGCTACCATTCAAGCAACTAATTCTCTTCTTCTCCCCTTATTAGAAATATataattcaagaaaaaaagagactCACCATTTACGAAGTAATAACCATGACAAGAAAGAAAGTGACGCTTGAATGGATAGCGAATGACAATGCCAGAAGACTTAGCCTCAAGAAAAGGAGGTTAGGattattgaagaaaatgagTGAGCTATCCACTCTGTGCGGTGTCAATGCTTGTGCCATCATCTATAGCCCAGACGAGATCGAGCCAACGGTGTGGCCGTCACATGACGTTGTACAACAACAACAACTTGCACAGTTCCAAAGCTTGTCCGAGTTAAAGCGACTCAAGAAAATGATGAACCAAGAAACCTATATCCAAGAGCAGGTTAAAAAGGCTAGAGAACAATTGATGAAGTGCGAAAAGAGGAACAAGGAAATGGAGATGGCCCAACTCATGTATCAAATCAATCAAGGCAAGGGGCTTGATGAACTTAACCTTAATGAACTGAATGGGTTGTCTTTGTTTGTGGAAGAGAAGATAAAGGAGATTAGCAAACGGATTGAGTTTTTCCAACAAGCTCCTTTTGCTCCTACAAGCGCCCTTCCTGATCCACATCTTCCTCTTCCTCCCCAATGCCTTACAGTAAAAGAAATGGCTCAAACTGGCAGTGGTGGAGACTGGGGCACTCCTACAGAGCCTTTGCTATGGAACCAATGTTTCATCAATATGATGAACAAAAATGAACCCAAACTTGCTAACAATatagcataaggagtgataTGGGCTTACCATATCACCCACTAGCCAAGAGTGCTACCGATGATTTGGGGCTACCAATACACTCATTGGCAAGCAACTTTAATGTTGCAGTTGACATGGGGCTACCTCCTACAGATTTTATACCCCATGGTTCAGGTGACCCAGGGCTTTGTCATGGGAGTCTAGTCGGAGGTAGGAATTTTGGCCCATTTAGGAGTGATACAGGGTTGGGACTGCACCCTTTAGGTGGACACTTAGGAAGCAACTCCATTGGGAGTGAGATAGGGCTGCCACATCTTTGGCATTCCGGTGGCAGCAGTAGTGGCGTTGGCAAGGTTATCGAATAGCCATTTAATTAGAAAATCTTGCCAAACTATTTCTCTCCTGGAATTTAATTTGCTTCGTTGTTTAGTTGCATCGTGTATCCATAGGAAGTCATATTCATGAATTTATGAGTATGACCAAATTTAATTTCCTTTGTTGTCCAAttgttattttgttctttagtTTCAAGTAAATTATGATGTAATAAACATAATGGTTTTATGATTCAAGAAACATAACcttcttgctttctttttgttttatgaagCGTATAAAgtattaagaaaataattgaaataacttaatgtaatatatatatatatatatatatatatatatataatattgaaaattgaattgaattttggaCATAGATGAACACTCCAGTAGTTGGTGAATGTATCCTTATTGAAAATGttgaattcaaattcaatcattccttatataaaaaaatgaaaatctaaACATAGATATGgatctatatatataaaggaTTAAATCAATCCCATTATGAGTTTTCCGTTGAAATCTAaagatatgaaaaaaattgttctTTTAGAGCAATAATGCACAACTAATTGCTTATCTTAAATGTAAGCAGCAAAAAgggtaattttttattttgacaaCTAACCATTTGACTGAATGATAAGTGCATTCATCTactattcaaatatttaatttgaatctTTCCTTCgcaaaagaaaatgcaatTTTGAAAGTTTAGTCTTAAAAAAAGGCTtctgttttaataaaaatatgactCTTTTAATGCTGTTAATACATTGCATTTTAGTTTGGGAAAAgccaaaatattaattaaaggAAAGGCTAAGGATCGCTCATGCAAATTGTACATTCTAAGAACTAAGAATTTTTTTGCCAATCAActaattatttaattcatCATATCCTAGACAAACCCACAAGTATCACATAATCAGgttgatgaaattttgaaactttcgCTCAAATTTTAAGCTCTTGAGTGGCCTTTGTTCAAGTGGTCTAGGTTACAAGAGTGTTAGAAAGATGGTTTGAATATATTTGAGAAAACTGGTCAATTGATTAATATACCTTCTTCTCTTGGAGTTAGGTGAACAGATGAGATCTTTTATCAAGTTTGGCTAGTAATTACAATACATTTGAATATAAACTAGCATGCTTGTCTAACCTATGAACATGGTAATATTTCAGCACTCTAAAACATGTGCATCATAATGTTCATTTGGGATAATACACCTTTGTCTTGAAACAATGATTGATTAggtaatataattttttgttatgaaTTGGGTGGACAGATAAAATCTGCTGTCAAATCTGACATTAGATTATAGCCAAATGAGAACTACCATGTACATGTCTCTTTCACACGTGATAATTTTCTGTCGTCACGATCATCCAAGATAATACGATATTCTCTTAATCAGAAGATTGATCCactaattgattaatatattgttttatactttttaatatgaataattaaggtgaatagatgaaattttttgtgaaattttttcattaaaatacatttgaatatgaattagaAATAGAAGTTTTAAGGTTAATAGTACacacaaattcaaataatttaatagCAAAATTGTTTTCAATATTAGTCCAGATATTATACATTAGACATAATTGTATAACAATGAATTATCTTACCATAGTGAGCAACAAAGGAAAGTCTCTTACCATCCATCATTTGTCATAGAATCTTGACGAGTGGATTTGCTAACCTGTCAGACATTATTCTCTTAATCTCTCCGCTATCCTTGACACGATCATTTACCAACTCttcttttcaatgatttttccCATCTTTCTCATTATATAAAGTCCTTAATGGCTACCATCCAAGCAACCCATTCATTTCTTCTCCCTCTGTTAGAAATATATggttgaagaaaaagaaagactcGCCATTTACGGAGCAATAATCATGACAAGAAAGAAAGTGAACCTTGAATGGATAGCGAATGACAATGCTAGAAGACTGAGCCTCAAGAAAGGGAGGTTAGGattattgaagaaaatgagTGAGCTGTCCACTCTATGCAGTGTCAATGCTTGTGCCATCATCTATGGCCCAGAAAAAATCAAGCCAATGGTGTGGCCGTCACATGACGTGGTATAACAACAACCTGCACAGTTCCAAAGCTTGTCTGAGTTGGAGTGACTAAAGAAAATGTTGAACCAAGATACTTACCTCAAAGAGCAGGTTAAGAAGTTGAAAGAACAATTAATGAACtacaaaaagaggaaattgagATGGCCCAACTCATGCATCAAATCAATCAAGGCAAGGGGCTTGATGAACTTAACCTTAGTGAACTGAATGGGTTGTCTTTGTCTATGGATGAAACGATATAAAATATTAGCAAACGAATTGAGTTTTTGCAACAAGCTCCTTTTGCTTCTACAATCGCGCTTCCTGAACCACATATTCCTTTTCCTCCCTAAGGCCTTAAAGTAAATGAAATGGCTTAAACTAGTAATGGCAGAACCGGCAATGGTGGAGACCGGAGCACTCCTGTTGAGCCCTTGCTATGGAACCGATGTTTCATCGATATGATGAACAAAGATGAACACAAACTTGCTACTAATAGTAGTGTAAGAAGTGATATGGCCTTACCATATCACCCATTAGCTGGGAGTGCTACAGATGATCTGGGGCTACCAATACACTCATTAGCTAGCAACTTTAATGTTGCAGTTGACATGGGGCTGCCTCCTAAAGATTTTATACCCCATGGTGCAGGTGACGTGGGGCGTTGTCATGGAAGGCCAGTCGGAGGTAGCAATTTTGGTCCTTTTAGGAGTGATATAGGGCTAGGGCTGCACCATTCAGGTGGACACTTACGAAGCAACTCCAATGAGAGTGAGATAAGGCTGCCACATCTTTGGCATTTCGGAGGCAATAGTAGTGGCGTTGGTAGAGATATCAAATTGccattttattagaaaatCTGGCCAAACTATTTCTCTCCTGGAATTTAATTTGCTTCGTTGTTTAGTTGCATCGTGTATCCACAGGAGGTCATATTCATGAATTTATGAGTATGACCAACTTTAGTTTCCTTTGTTGGCCAGttgttattttgttgtttagtttCAGTTAAATTATGATGTAATAAACATAATGGTTCTATGATTCAAGAAACATAATCTTCttgctttcttttgttttatgaagcatataaaatattaagaaaataattgaactaactaagaatatatatatatatatatatataatattgaaaattgaattgaattttggaCATAGATGAACACTCCAGTAGTTGGTGGATGTATCCTTATTCAAAATGTTGAATTCAAATTCTATTGTTCCttatataaaagaagaaaatctaaACATAGATTTGGATCTATATATAAAGGGCTAAAATAAATCCCAAGATGAGTTTTTCGTTGAAATCTAaagttatgaaaaaaattgttctTTTAATGCATTAATGCACAACTAATTACTTATCTTAAATCTAAGTAGCaaaaaaggtaattttttattttgaaagctAACCATCTGACTGAATGATAAGTGCATGCATGTacgatttaaaaatttaatttgaatattttcttttcaaaagaaaatgcagTTTTGAAAGTTTAGCCTTAAAAAAAGAcatcttttttaataaaatatgacTCTTTTAATATTGTTAATGCATTGCATTTTAGTTTGAGAGAAGCCAAAatgttaattaaaagaaaggcCTAGGATTGCTGATGTGAATTGTACATTCTAAGAACTAAGAATTTTTTTGCCAATCAACCAATTATTTAGTTCATCATTTCCTAGACAAAGATTATCACCCTCAAGTATTACATTATAAGGTTGATGAAATTATGAAACTTTCGCTCGAATTTTATGCTCTTGAGTGGCTTTATTTGAGTGGTCTAGGTTACAAGAGTGTTCGgaagatggtttgaaaatattcCTTAGGATGGGTTTATTCTAAACAGCAGCCACCAAGTTTTACAAACTCTTTtcactcttttattttcttcttcttttttttttcacatgatCATGGAACTAAgttattgtcacgacccgttTCTAAGGGTCAATGGCTGGCGCAAGGACTTAGATGGGTATAGCCCACTAAACCCAATCAAGCCTCTTACATTCATACATATACTAAacaattgtcacgacccggtactcccttcgagctcgtgacaaccgccgcgatatctcaatagacattcattactcggaatgtcaaccgaaacctcgcaaggctcttgcatcaattttacatctcccctatgagcaacggttactaaatatcatgttttaagggaatataaactatttttaaatcaaaaacaaacaaaaagtaatttctgccacacaatggtattttgataatttttactcgaaaattttgaaacctggtgAATATACAACAtacaattgaaaaatatacatttcttatttaaaaataattttagtaatctaaatcatccatttaaaatgaaattatgactaatcaaactaaataaaaatattaaataaaatattctattttcttacaaaataatatttatagaatcctgcataaacaatttttgtagtgtaagAGCAAAATagattcatatatataatagcacactaaactaggtatacaaaaatattctacaatgacatgtgagccCCAATATAACCGAAAATATACCAGATTGTAGACCtacgatttctaaggatgcaaatccaaaagcaaccctcgacaaaattaGCTATCTACAGACTGTCCTTAACCTGAAATGCGtaaaaagaaggggtgagtttttataaacctagtgagtaagtaaagttcatctataacatctaaagtcgagtaaatggagacagttaaatcatcccatcataatataattcataacattccaaaactcattttaattcatataaaacaattacatttcatcaaaataatcaacaaggcttatgattctcttaaaaacttggcttgtgccaaaactcataatcggggacaccttggccgtgcatccaaccgagtctgccaaggatgttaaaacgacatatacccataaaagatgtttttacttttaaaatatagtcattccttggcattggctgagtttcatcctcacgtgatggttcggcgtgaagtgaactctaaacttaccttaggagataccctccgcacttctcgtactaaggtaaaatataacggggtatactgtgcccctctattaggctggtccacggaaacccgccaattgcagtaagctaatcaaataacccaccaaatcaataaagatTTAGACatcatgacatggctaatataatattacccagcctgtcaaggtaaaacaaaacagtttatataatccacaaaccacaaatctagccattcatgccatcacattgtcataagccatcaattcaaaccatatatatatatagataacacaagtatatagtctccacctactaaatttccaaaatcatcattgaattgcaaaacaatttataaatctcattcatttaaccatCACTTAActcataaaacataaaaatctacggtttaagttcattactctttaaaatcatagaaaagaatataaactactttagatagttaagatgaacaTTTGATTAATCACAATAACgggagtttggagtactcctattcttggtcctcgggtacGATATCTTTTCCCTTATCagatggctcaccacctatacataatacatgacacgtaattcaatatatttgtgccaaactgttataaaactatttcaggctctatatgaatgcatgaaatcgaatgagaattgttcgaataatcacttaaagatggtgtgctacgtgggttcaattatgatcggactGAATTTGTATTTGACCTAACTCGAACTATACACTgttgaattaaccaaaacatccgattcaacttcaaatatattcattacacttccaatattccaaatacaccaaagtacctcaatgagcttgatTATGACTTAATTCATCATAACCGAAATTCATTTCGATTCCGAACTAACTTGTTAATCAGTGTTAACACAGTCCAATAAATCCATCTACatcattaggaatcaaatccatcatcaacatgtcatCTATAAAATTTGGGCAAAGAGGGTTGTTGAAGgacatgtgattttcttgcttgtttttcatgccaaacatcatcaaacaactaaaaacactaagatatcatgaactatagcaaaatccaccatcaaaacctctctccctATGTTCGGCTAGCAAGTATTCCCTCATGGAAACATGTGTTTCCTccacaaaaaatgaaaaagaaagcat containing:
- the LOC18609070 gene encoding agamous-like MADS-box protein AGL80 is translated as MTRKKVTLEWIANDNARRLSLKKRRLGLLKKMSELSTLCGVNACAIIYSPDEIEPTVWPSHDVVQQQQLAQFQSLSELKRLKKMMNQETYIQEQVKKAREQLMKCEKRNKEMEMAQLMYQINQGKGLDELNLNELNGLSLFVEEKIKEISKRIEFFQQAPFAPTSALPDPHLPLPPQCLTVKEMAQTGSGGDWGTPTEPLLWNQFDMGLPPTDFIPHGSGDPGLCHGSLVGGRNFGPFRSDTGLGLHPLGGHLGSNSIGSEIGLPHLWHSGGSSSGVGKVIE